The following proteins are co-located in the Massilia litorea genome:
- the recB gene encoding exodeoxyribonuclease V subunit beta: MSQLLDALTFPLHGSRLIEASAGTGKTWTIAALYLRLVLGHGGADAFARPLLPSQILVMTFTRAATRELANRVRERLVGAAAYFRGEAKESDPYLEALASSYDSDSERQVAAHRLVLAAETMDEAAIFTIDAWCQRMLREHAFDSGSLFDEELVSDERALFEDAAHDYWRQHVYPLNAAGLGAVLACWRDVEAMKAAVRDLVGRTATLGMPDAEPLAALVARVQRSQQAELARLKEGWHERAGEMERWIAQQQERNPKAFNGNKMRAASVPTWFEALRAWAADAALVEPDMNETAWKRLTPHGIEDAFGKDFHAVVPDCFACTEDLRAALDTIQPLAHALLRHAAGHIAQRMAELKTRNRQFGFADMLARLKEALEGGNGEALRQRIVTQFPVALIDEFQDTSPDQYRIFNLLYRVEANDPEQGLFLIGDPKQSIYGFRGADIHSYLAARIATEGRHYQLGTNYRSTSALVEAVNQLFRYAEGHGEHPGHAAGAFRFRRGNINPLPFDAVRAAGRGAHLVGVDGPYQALAMCTTDGEEMKAEEYRSFFANHCAEHIVSLLNDPQVGFAEPDPEGLGGRFVRLQPADIAVLVRDRKEASAVRQALARRKVASVYLSDKDSVVESEEAADVLRWLYAVASPLDGTLARAALATRTADLPLGELAKLSGDETVWEERVEQLKALHATWQRQGVLAMLRRFIHELGLPARLLREPGGERRLTNLLHLAELLQEASTQLDGEQALIRWFAEQIEGLGEGGDERVLRLESDAELVKVITVHKSKGLEYPLVYLPFAATARKTDKRRRSFFEYVLEDGSRHIDLALSEEAMQAVDRARLEEDLRLLYVALTRARHFLWLGVAAVATRQKGENMLHESALGYLLSGGSPVPTSAIGDHLARLRGGCAGIELHTLAPQDGCTMLNRVEERPALVEAAPFEADFERNWAVGSFTSITRHTTAPPMRALEETLLEDEEPAPPLVPRLEDAPWHRFPRGSVPGNFLHEQLEWIGQEGFDSIDDPNFDARLAQRIERAGWGHRLDDAIAWLRTVVATRLPPIGASLSELTETVPEMEFWFPSEGLDLGALDRLCRRRLLGKAARPLLPERELHGMLKGFADLVFEHEGRYWVLDYKSNALGPNDAAYTKRAMEEGMAGHRYDIQGAIYMLALHRLLKSRLGENYDPAQQLGGAVFLFLRGIANTSTHGCCLLEPDVELLDGLDQLLGRG, encoded by the coding sequence ATGAGCCAGCTGCTCGACGCCCTCACGTTCCCGCTGCACGGCTCGCGCCTGATCGAGGCCAGCGCCGGCACGGGTAAAACCTGGACCATCGCGGCGCTCTACCTGCGCCTGGTGCTCGGCCACGGCGGCGCGGATGCTTTTGCCCGGCCCTTGCTGCCCTCGCAGATCCTGGTGATGACCTTTACCCGCGCCGCCACGCGCGAGCTGGCCAACCGCGTGCGCGAGCGCCTGGTCGGCGCCGCGGCCTATTTCCGCGGCGAGGCGAAGGAGTCCGATCCTTACCTGGAAGCGCTCGCCAGCAGTTACGACAGCGACAGCGAGCGCCAGGTCGCGGCGCACCGCCTGGTGCTGGCCGCCGAGACGATGGACGAAGCGGCGATCTTCACCATCGACGCCTGGTGCCAGCGCATGCTGCGCGAGCACGCCTTCGACAGCGGCAGCCTGTTCGACGAGGAACTGGTCAGCGACGAGCGCGCCCTGTTCGAAGACGCGGCCCACGATTACTGGCGCCAGCACGTCTATCCCCTGAACGCCGCCGGCCTGGGCGCGGTGCTGGCCTGCTGGCGCGACGTAGAGGCCATGAAGGCGGCGGTGCGCGACCTGGTCGGGCGCACCGCCACGCTCGGCATGCCGGACGCCGAGCCGCTGGCGGCGCTGGTCGCGCGCGTGCAGCGCAGCCAGCAGGCCGAACTCGCGCGCCTGAAAGAAGGCTGGCACGAGCGCGCCGGCGAGATGGAGCGCTGGATCGCACAGCAGCAGGAACGCAATCCCAAAGCCTTCAACGGCAACAAGATGCGTGCCGCTTCGGTGCCCACATGGTTCGAAGCACTGCGCGCCTGGGCCGCCGACGCTGCGCTGGTCGAGCCGGACATGAACGAGACGGCCTGGAAGCGCCTGACGCCGCACGGAATCGAGGACGCCTTCGGCAAGGACTTCCACGCCGTGGTGCCGGACTGCTTCGCTTGTACCGAAGACCTGCGCGCGGCCCTCGACACGATTCAACCGCTTGCGCACGCGCTGCTGCGCCACGCGGCCGGCCACATCGCCCAGCGCATGGCGGAACTCAAGACGCGCAATCGCCAGTTCGGTTTCGCCGACATGCTGGCGCGCCTGAAGGAGGCGCTGGAAGGCGGCAACGGCGAGGCCCTGCGCCAGCGCATCGTGACCCAGTTCCCGGTCGCGCTGATCGACGAATTCCAGGACACCTCGCCCGACCAGTACCGCATCTTCAACCTGCTGTACCGGGTCGAGGCGAACGATCCGGAGCAGGGCCTGTTCCTGATCGGCGACCCGAAGCAGTCGATCTACGGCTTCCGCGGCGCCGACATCCACAGCTACCTGGCAGCCCGCATCGCCACCGAAGGCCGGCACTACCAGCTCGGCACCAACTACCGTTCGACCAGCGCGCTGGTGGAGGCGGTGAACCAGCTGTTCCGCTATGCCGAAGGCCATGGCGAGCACCCCGGCCATGCGGCCGGCGCCTTCCGCTTCCGGCGCGGAAACATCAATCCGCTGCCTTTCGATGCGGTACGCGCGGCCGGCCGCGGCGCGCACCTGGTCGGCGTCGACGGACCCTACCAGGCGCTGGCGATGTGCACCACGGACGGGGAGGAGATGAAGGCCGAGGAGTACCGCAGCTTCTTCGCCAATCACTGCGCCGAGCACATCGTCTCGCTGCTGAACGACCCGCAGGTCGGTTTCGCCGAACCCGACCCCGAGGGGCTGGGCGGCCGCTTCGTACGCCTGCAGCCGGCCGATATCGCGGTGCTGGTGCGCGACCGCAAGGAAGCAAGCGCGGTGCGCCAGGCGCTGGCACGGCGCAAGGTCGCCAGCGTCTACCTGTCGGACAAGGATTCGGTGGTCGAAAGCGAAGAGGCGGCGGACGTGCTGCGCTGGCTGTACGCGGTCGCCAGCCCCCTCGACGGCACCCTGGCGCGCGCCGCGCTGGCCACGCGCACGGCCGACCTGCCCCTGGGCGAACTGGCGAAACTCTCGGGCGACGAGACCGTCTGGGAAGAGCGCGTCGAGCAATTGAAAGCCCTGCATGCGACCTGGCAGCGCCAGGGCGTGCTGGCGATGCTGCGCCGCTTCATCCACGAACTCGGCCTGCCGGCGCGCCTGTTGCGCGAGCCGGGCGGCGAGCGGCGCCTGACCAACCTGCTGCACCTGGCCGAGCTGCTGCAGGAAGCGAGCACCCAGCTCGACGGCGAGCAGGCCCTGATCCGTTGGTTCGCCGAACAGATCGAGGGGCTGGGCGAGGGCGGCGACGAGCGCGTGCTGCGTCTGGAAAGCGACGCCGAGCTGGTCAAGGTGATCACCGTGCACAAGTCGAAGGGCCTGGAGTATCCGCTGGTGTATCTGCCGTTCGCGGCCACCGCGCGCAAGACGGATAAACGCAGGCGCAGCTTCTTCGAGTACGTGCTGGAAGACGGCAGCCGGCACATCGACCTGGCCCTGTCGGAGGAAGCGATGCAGGCGGTGGACCGGGCGCGCCTGGAGGAAGACCTGCGCCTGCTGTACGTGGCGCTGACGCGCGCGCGCCACTTCCTGTGGCTGGGCGTGGCGGCGGTCGCCACCCGCCAGAAGGGCGAGAACATGCTGCACGAATCCGCGCTCGGCTACCTGCTCAGCGGCGGGTCGCCGGTTCCGACCAGCGCCATCGGCGACCACCTGGCACGCCTGCGCGGCGGCTGCGCCGGCATCGAGCTCCATACGCTGGCCCCGCAGGACGGCTGCACGATGCTCAACCGGGTCGAAGAACGGCCGGCGCTGGTGGAGGCGGCACCCTTCGAGGCCGACTTCGAGCGCAACTGGGCGGTCGGCTCGTTTACCTCGATCACGCGCCACACGACGGCGCCGCCGATGCGCGCGCTGGAGGAAACCCTGCTCGAGGACGAGGAGCCCGCGCCGCCGCTGGTGCCGCGACTCGAGGACGCGCCCTGGCACCGCTTCCCACGCGGTTCGGTGCCCGGCAACTTCCTGCACGAGCAACTCGAGTGGATCGGGCAGGAAGGGTTCGACAGCATCGATGACCCGAACTTCGACGCGCGCCTGGCGCAGCGCATCGAGCGCGCGGGCTGGGGCCACCGCCTGGACGATGCCATCGCCTGGCTGCGGACCGTGGTCGCGACGCGCCTGCCGCCGATCGGCGCCAGTCTCAGCGAACTGACCGAGACCGTGCCGGAAATGGAATTCTGGTTCCCGAGCGAGGGCCTGGACCTGGGCGCACTCGATCGCCTGTGCCGGCGCAGGCTGCTCGGCAAGGCTGCCCGTCCGCTTCTCCCCGAGCGCGAACTGCACGGCATGCTCAAGGGCTTTGCCGACCTGGTGTTCGAACACGAAGGCCGGTACTGGGTGCTCGACTACAAATCGAATGCGCTGGGGCCGAACGACGCCGCCTACACGAAGCGTGCGATGGAAGAGGGCATGGCCGGGCACCGCTACGACATCCAGGGCGCGATCTACATGCTGGCGCTGCACCGCCTGCTCAAGAGCCGCCTCGGCGAGAACTACGATCCGGCGCAGCAGCTGGGCGGCGCCGTGTTCCTGTTCCTGCGCGGGATCGCCAACACCTCGACGCACGGCTGCTGCCTGCTCGAACCGGACGTCGAACTGCTCGACGGCCTGGACCAACTGCTCGGGAGGGGCTAG
- the recD gene encoding exodeoxyribonuclease V subunit alpha: MKHDAHSAQVSASPAALWEEATRLIEAGELRRLSLAFARFVDSLGPVAPPVLLAALVLSELEGHGHSCLQIADLAHDPAALLGWTREGWQALAGTVAPLPKNAKAWAAQLAACEQVWQVEEFDYGAPLVFDGERLYLRRYWRDETLVANSIRARAAASHPVASHEVRGWLDLLFASQRAQEKPDWQKLACAVALRGSVAIITGGPGTGKTYTVARLLALLFAVAPDAARQRIALAAPTGKAAARLKQSIDKALNELAERVGDKLKLRELTGRMGAARTLHSLLGARPDSRAFAHHAGNPLDVDVLIVDEASMVHLEMMASLLDALPPGATLILLGDKDQLASVEAGAVLGDLCHDAQAGGYSAHTAAYVLAASGEELPPAYLGSAGPLAQQTVMLRHSRRFGGPIGQLALAVNAGEAPAAEAVLRGGGEGALRWIEGAHQHQVVSLALAGYQPYLELLRAGPAGGHEDWVRAVLQRFEAFRILCAVREGEWGVSGLNTAIEASLQAAGLLRRTGEWYVGRPVMVTRNDYGTRVFNGDIGLTLGDPARPGSLRVYFLEGDEVRSVLATRLRSVETAYAMTVHKSQGSEFRHTVLVLPEDRHGILTRELVYTGITRASAEFTLVTPNGTVLAEAVARRTHRASGLRHLIER, translated from the coding sequence ATGAAGCACGACGCACACAGCGCGCAGGTGAGCGCATCGCCGGCCGCCCTGTGGGAAGAAGCGACGCGCCTGATCGAGGCCGGCGAATTGCGCCGCCTGTCGCTCGCCTTTGCGCGCTTCGTCGATTCGCTCGGGCCCGTCGCGCCTCCGGTGCTGCTGGCGGCGCTGGTGCTGTCGGAACTCGAAGGGCATGGCCACAGCTGCCTGCAGATCGCCGACCTGGCGCACGATCCGGCGGCTCTCCTCGGCTGGACCCGGGAGGGCTGGCAGGCGCTGGCGGGAACGGTGGCGCCGCTGCCGAAGAACGCGAAAGCCTGGGCCGCGCAGCTGGCCGCCTGCGAGCAGGTATGGCAGGTCGAGGAATTCGACTACGGCGCGCCGCTCGTCTTCGACGGCGAGCGCCTGTACCTGCGCCGTTACTGGCGCGACGAAACCCTGGTGGCGAACAGCATCCGCGCGCGCGCCGCCGCCAGCCACCCGGTCGCGTCGCATGAGGTGCGCGGCTGGCTCGACCTGCTGTTCGCCTCGCAGCGGGCCCAGGAAAAGCCGGACTGGCAAAAACTGGCCTGCGCCGTCGCCCTGCGCGGCTCGGTCGCGATCATCACCGGCGGCCCGGGTACCGGTAAAACCTATACCGTGGCGCGCCTGCTGGCGCTGCTGTTCGCGGTCGCCCCCGACGCCGCCCGGCAGCGCATCGCCCTGGCCGCGCCGACCGGGAAAGCCGCCGCGCGCCTGAAGCAGTCGATCGACAAGGCCCTGAACGAACTGGCCGAGCGCGTCGGCGACAAGCTGAAGCTGCGTGAACTCACTGGCCGCATGGGCGCCGCGCGCACCCTGCACAGCTTGTTGGGTGCGCGTCCCGACAGCCGCGCCTTTGCCCACCATGCCGGCAACCCGCTCGACGTCGACGTCCTGATCGTCGACGAAGCCTCGATGGTGCACCTGGAGATGATGGCGAGCCTGCTCGATGCCTTGCCGCCCGGCGCGACCCTGATCCTGCTCGGCGACAAGGACCAGTTGGCCTCGGTGGAAGCGGGCGCCGTGCTGGGCGACCTGTGCCACGATGCCCAGGCCGGCGGCTACAGCGCGCACACCGCGGCCTATGTGCTGGCGGCCAGCGGCGAGGAACTGCCTCCGGCCTACCTGGGCAGCGCCGGACCGCTGGCCCAGCAAACGGTCATGCTGCGCCACAGCCGCCGTTTCGGCGGCCCGATCGGGCAGCTGGCGCTGGCCGTCAACGCGGGCGAGGCGCCGGCCGCCGAAGCCGTGCTGCGCGGCGGTGGCGAAGGTGCGCTGCGCTGGATCGAAGGCGCGCACCAGCACCAGGTGGTGAGCCTGGCGCTGGCGGGCTACCAGCCCTACCTGGAACTGCTGCGCGCGGGACCGGCGGGCGGGCATGAGGACTGGGTACGCGCGGTGCTGCAGCGCTTCGAAGCCTTCCGCATCCTGTGCGCGGTGCGCGAAGGGGAGTGGGGCGTGTCCGGCCTGAACACGGCGATCGAGGCCAGCCTGCAGGCGGCGGGCCTGCTGCGGCGCACGGGGGAATGGTATGTCGGGCGCCCGGTCATGGTCACCCGCAACGACTACGGCACCCGCGTCTTCAACGGCGATATCGGCCTGACCCTGGGCGACCCGGCCCGTCCCGGCTCGCTGCGCGTCTACTTCCTCGAAGGCGACGAAGTGCGCAGCGTGCTGGCGACGCGCCTGAGGAGCGTCGAGACCGCGTATGCGATGACGGTGCACAAATCGCAGGGTTCCGAGTTCCGCCACACGGTACTGGTGCTGCCCGAGGACCGCCACGGCATCCTGACGCGCGAGCTGGTCTACACGGGCATCACGCGTGCCAGCGCCGAGTTCACGCTGGTGACGCCGAATGGGACGGTGCTGGCGGAGGCGGTCGCGCGGCGCACGCACCGGGCGAGTGGCTTGCGGCACCTGATCGAGCGGTAG
- a CDS encoding serine hydrolase, with translation MIKKLFAAALLSISSAAAFAVPFGSQSVLVVEDDTGKVLLEKNAGAIVPIASLTKLMTAMVILDAKQDMNELIEIDRSDVDTLKHSTSRVPVGASIPRADVLQLALMSSDNRAAASLARTYPGGQLAFKAAVRRKIAALGMTNTVIEEPTGLSPNNRSTAADLVKMAQAASHYKEITDRTTDAKNLVSINSREVEFHNTNRLVGAKGWDIGLSKTGYTQEAGRCLIMNIKAAGKNATMVLLNAGASSARILDALNIRRYLAGEEATSGRVARASGPMKASTGGPRITAGSGRVVKARATVRAKAKVVPIKKKVVVLRKRRN, from the coding sequence ATGATCAAAAAACTGTTCGCCGCTGCCCTGTTGTCGATCTCGTCTGCTGCCGCATTCGCGGTGCCGTTCGGCTCGCAATCGGTGCTGGTGGTTGAAGACGACACCGGCAAGGTATTGCTGGAAAAGAACGCCGGCGCCATCGTACCGATCGCTTCGCTGACCAAGCTGATGACCGCGATGGTCATCCTCGACGCGAAGCAGGACATGAACGAGCTGATCGAGATCGACCGCAGCGACGTCGACACCCTCAAGCACAGCACCTCGCGCGTGCCGGTCGGCGCCAGCATCCCGCGCGCCGACGTGCTGCAGCTGGCCCTGATGTCCTCGGACAACCGCGCAGCGGCCTCGCTGGCGCGCACCTATCCGGGCGGACAGCTGGCCTTCAAGGCCGCCGTGCGCCGCAAGATCGCCGCCCTCGGCATGACCAATACCGTGATCGAAGAGCCGACCGGCCTGTCGCCGAACAATCGCTCGACCGCGGCCGACCTGGTCAAGATGGCGCAGGCCGCTTCCCATTACAAGGAAATCACCGACCGCACGACCGATGCCAAGAACCTCGTCAGCATCAACAGCCGCGAAGTCGAATTCCACAACACCAACCGCCTGGTCGGCGCCAAGGGCTGGGACATCGGCCTGTCGAAAACCGGCTACACCCAGGAAGCGGGCCGCTGCCTGATCATGAACATCAAGGCCGCCGGCAAGAACGCGACCATGGTGCTGCTCAACGCCGGCGCCTCCTCGGCGCGCATCCTCGACGCGCTCAACATCCGCCGCTACCTCGCGGGCGAAGAAGCAACGAGCGGCCGCGTGGCGCGTGCCAGTGGCCCGATGAAAGCCAGCACTGGCGGCCCGCGCATCACCGCCGGCAGCGGCCGCGTCGTGAAAGCGAGAGCGACCGTCCGCGCCAAGGCGAAGGTCGTGCCGATCAAAAAGAAGGTCGTCGTGTTGCGCAAGCGCCGCAACTGA
- a CDS encoding sulfate ABC transporter substrate-binding protein translates to MPHTPVNSLRRWILALAVGAALPFSASAAEVELLNVSYDVARELYKDVNPAFIESWKKSTGETVTIKQSHGGSSKQARAVADGLEASVVTMNQANDIDMLADRGLVTKDWAKKFPNNAAPYYSTMVFLVRKGNPKGIKNWDDLAKPGVQVIIPNPKTAGNGRYTYLAAWGSVLKKKGGTEAQARDLVGRIFKNVPILDAGGRAATTTFTQRQIGDALVTFENEVSMVRAEFGDNFEVVYPTVSILAESPVAVVDKVVDRRGVRKQATAYLNFLYTPAGQEIGAKHFLRVRNEAVMKKFAGNYKPITLFSVDELFGGWRNAQKVHFDDGGEFDKIYQSK, encoded by the coding sequence ATGCCACATACTCCCGTCAATTCCCTGCGTCGCTGGATCCTCGCGCTGGCCGTCGGCGCTGCGCTGCCCTTCTCGGCAAGCGCGGCCGAGGTCGAGCTGCTGAACGTGTCCTACGACGTGGCGCGCGAGTTGTACAAGGACGTCAACCCGGCCTTCATCGAGAGCTGGAAAAAGAGCACCGGCGAAACCGTGACCATCAAGCAGTCGCACGGCGGCTCGAGCAAGCAGGCGCGCGCCGTGGCCGACGGCCTGGAAGCGTCGGTGGTGACGATGAACCAGGCCAACGACATCGACATGCTGGCCGACCGCGGCCTCGTGACGAAGGACTGGGCGAAGAAGTTCCCGAACAATGCGGCGCCCTACTACTCGACCATGGTGTTCCTGGTCCGTAAAGGCAATCCGAAGGGCATCAAGAACTGGGACGACCTGGCCAAGCCGGGGGTCCAGGTCATCATCCCGAATCCCAAGACCGCAGGCAATGGCCGCTACACCTACCTGGCGGCCTGGGGCTCGGTGCTGAAGAAAAAGGGCGGCACCGAAGCGCAGGCGCGTGACCTGGTCGGCCGCATCTTCAAGAACGTACCGATCCTCGACGCCGGCGGCCGCGCCGCGACCACCACCTTCACCCAGCGCCAGATCGGCGACGCCCTGGTGACTTTTGAAAACGAAGTGAGCATGGTGCGTGCCGAGTTCGGCGACAACTTCGAAGTCGTCTACCCGACCGTGTCGATCCTGGCCGAGTCGCCGGTGGCCGTGGTCGACAAGGTGGTCGACCGCCGCGGCGTGCGCAAGCAGGCGACGGCTTACCTGAACTTCCTGTACACGCCGGCCGGCCAGGAAATCGGCGCCAAGCACTTCCTGCGCGTGCGTAATGAAGCGGTGATGAAGAAGTTCGCGGGCAACTACAAGCCGATCACCCTGTTCTCGGTCGACGAGCTGTTTGGCGGCTGGCGCAATGCCCAGAAAGTGCACTTCGACGACGGCGGCGAGTTCGATAAAATTTACCAATCGAAATAA
- a CDS encoding GNAT family N-acetyltransferase, whose amino-acid sequence MGIDIRKAVPHDAANACALLRRSIAEVCEPDHRGRPEVLDAWLANKTPETIAAWFASPTNHAIVAERDGQLLGLALLTQAGRVALCYVEPGALRIGVGRALLAAVEEQARAWNIRKLNLHSPESCATFYERHGYANAGLEKSCFGLECNLMWKQLDAKPEEMDAKRKRFCNCSE is encoded by the coding sequence ATGGGTATCGACATTCGCAAAGCAGTGCCACACGACGCCGCCAACGCTTGCGCGCTGCTGCGCCGCTCGATCGCGGAGGTCTGCGAGCCGGACCACCGCGGCCGGCCCGAAGTCCTCGATGCCTGGCTCGCCAACAAGACCCCGGAAACGATTGCAGCCTGGTTCGCTTCGCCGACCAACCACGCCATCGTCGCCGAGCGCGACGGGCAGTTGCTGGGCCTGGCCTTGCTGACCCAGGCCGGCAGGGTGGCCCTGTGCTATGTCGAACCGGGCGCCTTGCGGATCGGCGTCGGCCGCGCGCTGCTGGCCGCGGTCGAGGAACAGGCACGGGCCTGGAATATCCGCAAACTCAATCTGCACAGCCCGGAAAGCTGCGCCACGTTCTATGAACGCCATGGCTATGCGAACGCCGGCCTGGAAAAATCCTGCTTCGGGCTGGAGTGCAACCTGATGTGGAAACAGCTCGATGCCAAGCCCGAAGAGATGGACGCGAAGCGAAAACGTTTCTGTAACTGCAGTGAATAA
- a CDS encoding YcbK family protein, which translates to MPSRRDFLQQGMRLSALGAVAPILVTNANAAQQAAPADLTPPPDLFDAQLLDLDFWVKPRTLSVTRPQSGERARLLYWKDGEVIDSAYQELCHLLRDVNGRATAPIDPKLLEMLWGTQAFIARYGMEQPLEILSGYRTPASNARLQEQGIPAARKSLHMSGKAADIRIASLTEEVLGGLIRSFGQGGVGYYYRSGPKGGWIHADTGLNRTWKG; encoded by the coding sequence ATGCCTTCCCGCAGAGATTTCCTCCAACAGGGCATGCGCCTGTCCGCCCTAGGCGCAGTTGCCCCGATCCTCGTTACCAATGCCAACGCCGCCCAGCAAGCCGCACCGGCGGACCTGACGCCGCCTCCCGACCTGTTCGACGCCCAGCTGCTCGACCTCGATTTCTGGGTCAAGCCGCGCACGCTGTCGGTGACGCGCCCGCAAAGCGGCGAACGCGCCAGGCTGCTGTACTGGAAGGACGGCGAAGTGATCGACTCCGCCTACCAGGAACTGTGCCACCTGCTGCGCGACGTGAACGGCCGCGCCACCGCGCCCATCGACCCCAAGCTGCTCGAAATGCTGTGGGGCACGCAGGCCTTCATCGCCCGCTACGGCATGGAACAGCCGCTCGAGATCCTGTCCGGCTACCGCACGCCGGCCTCGAACGCGCGCCTGCAGGAGCAGGGCATCCCGGCCGCGCGCAAGTCGCTGCACATGTCGGGCAAGGCCGCCGACATCCGGATTGCCAGCCTGACCGAGGAGGTGTTGGGTGGCCTGATCCGCAGCTTTGGCCAGGGTGGCGTCGGCTATTACTACCGTTCCGGCCCGAAAGGCGGCTGGATCCACGCGGATACCGGCCTGAACCGCACCTGGAAAGGCTGA
- a CDS encoding DUF378 domain-containing protein has product MATMNAPTMDRRTNPERRSAMREGSRSAMSALDYLAMALLIIGGLNWALVGLFEVDMVATIFGPGSPAARLVYVLVGLAALYSIYTAAKMAGAKRHH; this is encoded by the coding sequence ATGGCAACGATGAACGCACCAACGATGGATCGCCGAACCAACCCCGAACGCCGCAGCGCCATGCGCGAGGGCAGCCGCTCGGCCATGTCGGCGCTCGATTACCTGGCGATGGCCCTGCTCATCATCGGCGGCCTGAACTGGGCGCTGGTGGGGCTGTTCGAAGTGGACATGGTCGCCACCATCTTCGGCCCCGGCAGCCCGGCGGCGCGCCTGGTGTATGTACTGGTCGGCCTGGCCGCCCTGTACTCGATCTATACCGCGGCGAAGATGGCCGGGGCGAAGCGCCATCACTAA
- a CDS encoding metallophosphoesterase family protein yields the protein MRVGLISDTHGLLRPEALAFLAGCDHIVHGGDIGNAAILERLAQIAPLTVVRGNNDREAWARTIPVTATLQVGPISLYAIHDLKELDIDPAACGVRVVVSGHSHKPACAERNGVLYLNPGSAGRRRFSLPVSAAELVIEDGRVRPRIVTLVAS from the coding sequence GTGCGCGTCGGGCTGATCTCCGACACGCATGGGTTGCTGCGCCCCGAGGCACTCGCCTTTCTCGCGGGCTGCGACCATATTGTCCATGGCGGCGACATCGGCAACGCGGCCATCCTGGAACGCCTGGCGCAGATCGCGCCGCTCACTGTCGTGCGCGGCAACAACGACCGCGAGGCCTGGGCACGCACGATACCCGTCACCGCCACGCTGCAGGTGGGGCCGATTTCCCTGTACGCGATCCACGACCTGAAGGAGCTCGACATCGATCCGGCGGCCTGCGGCGTGCGCGTGGTGGTCTCGGGCCACTCGCACAAGCCGGCCTGCGCCGAGCGCAACGGGGTCCTCTACCTGAATCCCGGCAGTGCCGGGCGGCGCCGCTTCTCGCTGCCGGTTTCGGCCGCTGAACTCGTCATCGAGGACGGCAGGGTCCGACCGCGCATCGTTACCCTGGTCGCGTCCTAG
- a CDS encoding transporter substrate-binding domain-containing protein: MRTLSFFSSRRRACQLGAVVLALGAVLPASAADLLDTVKARGSLRIAMEGTYPPFNFKDGKTGQLAGYDVDVAKAVAARLGLKPEFVTTEWSAILAGLASGKYDVIVSQVGITARREQAFDFSQPYTWSSPQLIVRRNESIAYQSLADLKGKTLGVGQGSVFEQQARSVPGILVKSYPAAPENLQDLAFGRIDAALNDSLMVAYLLKNSQLPIKAGARVGAVERMGIPFRKGNPKFKAALDGALAGLQADGSLKALSTRWFGSDASRPAH; this comes from the coding sequence ATGCGTACGCTGTCCTTCTTTTCTTCGCGCCGCCGTGCCTGTCAGCTCGGCGCGGTCGTGCTGGCCCTCGGCGCGGTCTTGCCCGCATCCGCCGCCGACCTGCTCGATACGGTGAAAGCGCGCGGCAGCCTGCGCATCGCGATGGAAGGCACCTATCCGCCCTTCAACTTCAAGGACGGCAAGACGGGACAGCTGGCCGGCTACGACGTCGACGTGGCGAAAGCCGTGGCCGCCAGGCTGGGCCTGAAACCCGAATTCGTGACCACCGAGTGGTCAGCCATCCTCGCCGGACTGGCCTCGGGCAAGTACGATGTCATCGTCAGCCAGGTCGGCATCACCGCCAGGCGCGAGCAGGCCTTCGATTTTTCCCAGCCCTATACCTGGTCCTCGCCCCAGCTCATCGTGCGCCGCAACGAGAGCATCGCCTACCAGTCGCTGGCCGACCTGAAGGGCAAAACCCTGGGCGTGGGGCAGGGCAGCGTGTTCGAACAGCAGGCGAGAAGCGTGCCCGGCATCCTCGTCAAAAGCTACCCGGCCGCGCCCGAGAACCTGCAGGACCTGGCTTTCGGACGCATCGACGCGGCCCTGAACGACAGCCTGATGGTGGCTTACCTGCTGAAGAATTCGCAACTGCCGATCAAGGCCGGCGCGCGCGTGGGCGCCGTCGAACGCATGGGCATCCCCTTCCGCAAGGGTAATCCGAAGTTCAAGGCGGCGCTCGACGGGGCGCTGGCCGGGCTCCAGGCGGACGGCAGCCTGAAGGCGCTGTCGACCAGGTGGTTCGGCAGCGACGCCTCGCGCCCGGCGCACTGA